The following DNA comes from Octopus sinensis linkage group LG5, ASM634580v1, whole genome shotgun sequence.
GGAATTGAACCTGTATCACTATGTCACTGAGAACTTATTACCACACTCTTATGTTTGCACATGtttactcactcactcatgtTTCACTGCACCATCTTTCCCTCTTCCATCTCATCACTTCAGTAAtgcttaattatataaatatatcctaattatttatattttatttcaggttCATATGGATGAAGAAGGTGCTACAACAGATACAGGAATGACAGAAAATTCGTGCCTGAAGCTGGAGAAAGATAGTGGAGTGGGACGTACtgatgaaagcacaaaaaatgaagaaagttcAGAGCAGGTAAGATTCACGCTTGATCCAATCATCATGTGGAAtacatgtgtggtaagtagcttgcttaccaaccacatggttccgggttcagttctactgcgtggcatgttgggcaagtgtcttctactatagcctcgggccgatcaaagccttgtgagtggatttggtagacggaaactgaaagaagcccgtcgtatatacatacatatatatatatgtgtgtgtgtgtgtgtgtatgtttgtgcgtctgtgtttgtccccctagcattgcttgacaaccgatgctggtgtgtttacgtcgccgtcacttagtggttcggcaaaagagaccgatagaataagtactgggtttacaaagaataagtcctggagtcgatttgcttgagtaaaggcggtgctccagcatggccacagtcaaatgactgaaacaagtaaaatagtaaaagagagatatgacatattttctctcctccttatTCTGGTGGGGTTATGATGGTTCTTGGGTGTAGATTTTGGCCTCCTTACCATATAATCATAAATCACATCTTACTATTGTCAGTCTACTGTACCCATGGGCAATTTTCCTAAATCTGCTTGTACCAGTTTACATTACTGGACATTTGTTGGTTGGTTGAGTGGTTAGCAATAGAAAGGACATATAGCTATGAAACAGCTGCACCAATAAGTAAGCCAGCTTATGGCCTTGGAAATTTGTACTTAGAAAGTAATATAATAACTTTCTGTACACCATAAGCAGTAGCATTATTTTATTGTACCCCCTGGAGGTCACACTTGTTCCGTATTGactgaaatgtattttaaagCAGCAGTTATGAGATGTTTGTATCTCAGTATATCAATCTTCTCAAACTTAACGAGACAAATATAGTTAGTCAACTGGTAAACTCatcctggtgccacataaaaagcacttgtgttggtgccatgttaaaagcacttgtgctagtgCTCGTACCATATAAAAAATACCCAGTATACCCTATGGAGTGAgtagcattagaaagggcatccagtcatagaaaccatgccagaactgaCAAATGGAGCCTGACCTTACCAGCTCTGgtgaaaccatctaacccatgccagaatggaaaagggacattaaatatagatgatggtgataaaaatGTTTGTGTTGTCAAGTGGAAATGGCACTTAGAAataccaactttgtctttcaaccttcatgcttgataaaataaatacctgttaagCAATCGACTATCCATctctgccaaaatttcaggctttgtgcctgttttagaaaggattattatttttacaattcCCACCCCACGTTTTCTACACTTATATGCAAGCTTTCACTGCACCTCCAAATGCACCTTCATATTCTGAGGTGTGTGCAATATTCATTGTTATGGGGAGAGTGAGTTCTGTTATTTTGTTGGGTTTGCTGTATGATTGGTATGGTGTGTTTTTGTATTGGACTGTGATTGTGTAGAATATGCTGTGTGAAggatttttctttatttagcTGTAGTTGTTTAGACTGCCGAGTTGTgagttattggtattattatgtGTGGTGATTATGGAGATGTAACATGAAGAAACATGCCATCAGAATCCCCAGCTGGCCCCTTGCAACTAAGGTCAGAAACCAGAGGTGGATTCATTTCTGGTGGTTCAAAACACTTCATATGAACAGCCATTGTCAACTATCAATGAACTATAATTGTGTGAAGTGTGAATTGTGTTGGTTGTATTCTATTCTAAAGTATGGGTTATGTAAGCTGTTATTAACTATTATTGATATTCCtaatattttctgtttcctttctatTATTTGTAGGAAACCTTTGATGGGGAAAGTGTGTGTCCAGCAAGTTTGCAGTTTGGTACAGAAGGAGAATTCCGACAACGTCATGAAAGCTTTACTTCAACAGACCAAGACTATGTCAGCCATGAAATACCTGTTGATGTTTGTGACAGGTTCCGAGAAGTGCTAGAGGATCGCTGTGGCAGTCCTCGTAAAGAAAGGAGCCGCAAGGATTCCCAGGGTAGTATCAACCGTGAGTTAGCCATGCTtgataaagaaatgaaagaaattcaaATGGAATGCCAAGAACTTGTCCGTGCACATATGAGAGAGCAACAAAAAATACAGCTTCAACAGAGAGAAATGTTACGATATGAACCACAAAGGAGTCCCCGTATTGTACCCAGAATGGGAACAAGATTGGAATACATAAAGCATACAGGTCTTACCCATGAGCAAGCAGAGAGCAGTAATAATGCTCGCAAAGAAAGCAATCAAACCCCCAAACTCATTCCCCAATCTATGATAACTGATAAAGAGAAGGACCCAGCTACGACTAGTGCCTATAATTCAGGTGAGAGCTGTCGTAGCACACCGTTGACCCTTGAGTTGAACCAAGTGTCCGACGACAGCGATAAAGGACTGCGTAACTCAATGTTGTGTCTTGTGCCACCTGCTGGCCGAACGTCAGGTAGCGACACAGAAAAGCAGACACAGACACCCACTAAAGCCCATGATCATTCAAGCGATGACAGTCTGAAACTTAAAAAGAATTTATCTTTTACCCAAAATTCGTCCAAAGTCAATCATAGGTCAGGTAACCTAAAAAGTTGCGAAAGCATGGGTGAGTCATTACAAGACATTTATATGCGTTACTCTGATGTCATGTACACTAACCATGCCAATTTGGAACATACTATTGCTATTCAACAGAAACTTTTCCAACAGCAGCTGGAGCAACGCTCTCGCATAAAAGGTCATAGCAGCAGCGGGGGTCGCGGTTCCGATGGTCAGCAGGGTGAGGCTTGTGCTGGTGCACAATCATCTGATGGCTGCCAGATGGAATGGGTGGTGAAGCGTCGGCCAGATGGTACTCGTTACATAACACGGCGTCCAATTCGCAATAAGATGTTGAAAGAGCGAGCTAAAAAGATTTCAGAAGAGCGTGCAGGCATGACAACGGATGATGATGCAATGAGCGAATTGAAAGTTGGGCGTTACTGGCCAAAAGAGGAACGTAAGAAACACATTGAGAAAGCACGTGATCAGAAACGTAAGAAAGAATTGATGATGAAAGCCAAAATGGAAACCTTAaaggaagaagacaaaaaagaggTGAACATTCTAGAATTGAGTCatagaaaaatgttaaaacataAAGGCAAAAAAGTGCTAGATGATTTTGTAACTGTACAGGAGATGTTAGCCCATGGCAGCCGAGTGGCTGAAGGCAAAACCTACAATCCTTTACTCTCAGTAACAactgtgtgataaaaaaaaatgacaaaacaagttttatagatatacgtgcatacttacacacaaatataaatatatatatatatatatatatatatacatatatatattacaaacacgcatatacaatgcatatatacttacatatacactttttaaaaaaagaaaataaaacacacaaagacagaccAATGGAAACATAGAAACAGTTTATAGAAATTGTAATAAttaaatgaagaagagaaagaaaaatttaaaccatAACAATCATAAATAGTGAAGTTCTTTCACTAGGAATATGGCCAATTTTGTACGGTCATTTGAATTGAtgccagtatattactggtataaaataataataataataatgaagatgttgATCGTTTCTAACACAAATGCTAAAGTATCAATGGAACAGAGCTTctaaaagtaaaaatttcaagaaaaaaaaatcaaaattaatattgCCTGCACAATATTATGTACTGCATTGCCAAAACGAATGGAGCGTATTGAATGATGGACATTGGAGTAAACAAACAACATGAATGACcacagcaacaatatatatatacatatatatatattatatatgtgtgtgtgtatatatatatagagatatgtgtgtgtgtatatatatatgtatatatatagtatatatatatatatatatatatatatatgcaaacacgcatttatatatacatctgaatgtgtgcatgtgtatatgtttgtgtgtttatatacatacatatatatatgaacacatacatgtggataacacttatatacatgcactcacacatatatacatataatatatatatatatataaataaaatatatatgtgattatatatatatatatatatatatatatatataaaatggacttAGAGAGAGTAAATTTTTCACTTTTACTTGCTTGCTATTGAAATTACCAGAAAgcctataatataattaaaatgtctctctttcattcactccctctcccctttctctctctctctctcccctgctctcctgttatttttatttatttttttatatattttgttctgtCATGAGGTCTgtggtattattatttttcctgttatgTTCACAGAAAATTTGCAAGCTTGTGCAAGGTGGGGGAGGGGTTAAAGGGACGagtgtgttacatacatacatatatatatatatatatgtatgtatatatatatctatatagatatatatatgtgtatatatatctgtccatagatatatgtatatatgtgtgtgtatatatatatatacatatatatgtatatgtgtctatatatatatttatgtgtgtctatatatgtgtgtatatatttatgtgtacatatatatgtgtacatgtgtgtgtatatatatgtgtatacatatgcatatatatgtgtgtacatatgtatatatatatatgtatatgtatatatgcatgcatatgtatatatgtatatatatatatgtacatatatatgtatatatatacatatatatgtatatgtatatatgtatatatatacatgtgtatacgtatatatgtatatatatacatgtgtatatgtatatatgtatatatatacatgggtatatatatgtatatgtatgtgtacgtatatatatatatatacacacacacatatataatatatatatgtatatacatatattattgataatgtGTTCGGAAAAATTCATCTCAATCAAACAACTTGTATTCAACATGtaataaaaatacatgcatatacagacaaacacacacacacatacaaactgctGCTTAAGGagataatttatatgaaaatttttattatatataaaacaaaatttaaaaaaatttctaattgaaattttgagaaaaaaatatttaaaattaaaatacatgtcttataaaataaaataatattaataattataatactgaaaaaaggagaaaaataatgatGAGCTTGGATGGTTtcatacacacaatcacgcacacatacacacacatacacatatatatatatgtacgtgtttgtggatgtatgtataaagttattCAAGgttaactcaaaaaaaaaaaaagaagaaaagaaaaagaaagatctaaTGAACCCGAGCAAATTTTTTCCCTCCCcgcaataaaaattaaaacaaaacaaacaaaaaaaaaatgaaaactcttAACGCCATTAACATTCTTGCTGATGTATAGAATTGCTAATATTTTTGAACCACCAAAAATctgtataaaaagataaataaataaataaataaattcaactgAGTTGTGTGTGTAAATCTTTGCAAACGGTCGACTCCCGTTTCTGTCTTTGttcttatcttttactcatttcagtcgtttgactttGGCGGTGTTGAAGTTGTGTAGGGTGACACtgtattgccttgaagaattttagttgaacgaatcaaccccagtatttttctTTATAGGTCGACTTTTTTCTCGGTGGTTGCAGGACGTCCAGGCCTTGGGTCATTTTTAAGACTCTTCCCTGCCCTACTAAATTCAGCTGTCCACTTTTGCACTTGATAAAACTGGGGCATCTTACCTTGATGTAGCAACTATGTCAAGCATGTATGTCTTTGGAGTTCTGGGGCATCTTACCTTGATGTAGCAactatgtcagcatgaatgtctttGGAGTTAAAACCTTTTTTCTGTAGGTGCTTGATAACACCAAgataccaaattttgtccattttcaagagaagttgatactagttacttttgaagtcttctttgaacagacaAATGTCactttacctggaaagaaacaaatcAGTTATTAATCAAacgagttgaaattaatgcatgcaagattccacAGCTCTAGTATAAATCCTTCATAATCTGCGTAAGAGCTTTTCAGcgcaccctcgtatatatatatgtgtgtgtaatgtatatttctttactacccacaaagagctaaacacagaggggacaaacaagggcagacaaacggattaagtcgattatatcgaccccagtgcgtaactggtacttaatttatcgaccccgaaaggatgaaaggcaaagtcgacctcagcggaatttgaactcagaacgtaatggcagacgaaataatgtgtgtgtaatgtaactttgcctttctcttggacaacatcggtgataTGGAGGGAGGACACTGGTATGCATGAATAGATGCTGGTCCTCCACAAACAACGCTTGCGGTTCTGTTAACTTCTCATGGTCTGCATCGTTGAAGGTCTCGTTATCCGCATGCAAAAACAATTCTAAACGCTGCCTGCTTCCATTTCTTCAAATCCCACGCCGTGTGTCATATATACAAGGCTATCTCTGATTGAAACTCTGCACTGATGTTTCTCATTAATCACTTCCTTGCCCCTTAGGATATCGTAGCAAAATTGTATTAGATGGAATGAATACAACTTCAAATTAATAGAGACTTAAAAAGATGGCCAGCAGCGCAGCATAAGACCAGAATTATTCCAAACTTCCCTTCTCACCATAACGTTTAAAAACCAAATAGTAATATTCAATGGACCgttggataaaaagaaaatccCAGTGTAATTTGGTTTGTTGTTTTAACTTGTCAAATAAACTGAAAACGTTAAATTTCGAGTGACATTGAGCCCACATACGtctaaatactttaaaaaaatctgtcCATATGTTCTGGATTTTACTATGTGAACGTGTTAGCTTAGAAGAGTTAACACTCAATTTTAAGTGGCAATTTTTGTCAGATTCATTCATTATCGTTTTTAAAGATAACAATACAAGTCTCAGTAATTCTGCAAAGGCACTTATTTTCTCATCCTTCTACTCTTTTTATTATCTTTAGATCGGTATCTAATGATATTGATTTTCGCCTACGTGAACTGATGGGATAGCAAAAGTATTTTAAGTAATTACGAAACTGCTACACAACTGGCTTGGTGTAAAACGAGCAAACCTCATGGAATTCAAAATCAAACCAAGTCTGACTAAAATGGCTTTTATGTGAATTATTGTAGCAATGAGATGGTTCCTTataaaatggttcaaatataggcTAAAAATTTTAGAGATAGCTATGCACCGACAACGTTATTCTGTGGCACTGGCTGTTAACTTGCGACAATATCAAGTTAATGAGGCTTCATGTAAATGGGTAATAAAAAACAAGGCTattatgtctgtctctctgtctctgctctCTGTCGCTGCCTGTCTATATCATCGGATGTTcttatacaccgctggtcacaatgcccttCAATTCTTCCCTGATTGTGTCCTTTCCCATCTTGACACAAATTGCTTAATTaaattatctaattatctatccatcgtcgtggaggccttccaaaAAGCCTTTTCTGATCTCTTGGATACTGCTCGGTATCTTCATAGATCCAAAAGGTTGCCTCTGAACCTTGCAAAATGTACCACCCAGCGGAACTTGTGCTTTCGGTACTCTGCAATCATGCCGTTTACTCCGCTCCGTCCTAGAGTCACCTCATTTCAGATAAACTGTCGCAATGATATCCCTACCATGGAACTTTCCATGGTCCTTCGCGTCGTAGCTAATCCCCAACGCTTTTCGTAAAAGTTCACGTTTCACTTGCATATAAGAATGCAAGCAGGACGATACCATTGAAGAGATTGGTATGTAGGATCTTGTCCGGCTTCGCTTGTATCGAAGAAAACGTCTTCCATCCTGCCTTTGTGCTCCTCAAGATTTCAGCGTCCATGTTTTGGCGCATATTCACTAATTTATAcgaagaggtgctgaaaagttcccagctttgggtaaaagaaaatacaggaggatcagttattattatttttttttcatttaacatattcccctctcagagtcgcacacttattgcagcgatcctttagtttttctgagccctgtaaaagaactcggaagtttgagcCTCTAACCTTtcgcgatactcttaaagccaggaacttttcagcaccccttcgtgtatatatatatatatatatatatatatatataagaaaaagggacaggcaaacaggttgcttgaccgcataccgaaaaaatagaaatagcagtcaagaatgcttatttctatcaaagttggactccgggcatgacaaaccctgcaattcacatatgctaaacagaaggaatagataacgaatacgaagtctggcggtttatgtatatataaaatacaaaatgggacaagaacgcaaaacatccaaatagacgatacaaaaaaacacggacgggtcattcgaagcctttaatcttcagtcaagaaccatatcatcctcgcaatttcggctgattaatcttgagattgccccaatctggccagccccaaggaaaaactacgctatacatacacacgcaccgtTTAGTCATAAATAACAGCAAACATTTACTATAGAAAGGAGTCAAACGTTATTTACGCgtatgcacacatctatatatacaaatacatagtcAAGCgtgcacgttcacacacacacacacacgcacacacacacacacacacacacacacacacacacacacacacacacacacactgtttgacTATGACCTTTTTTGAAGTTCCACCTTTACGAGACTTACTTATTCAGTCTGAATATAACTTCGGGTGGTGAAATTTGAAACCTAGTGGAGACCTGACAAATTTCAACCGTTTACATTAGCAGCTTTATCCGTTCAAGCGATAAAGTGAGTAAATTTGTTCTGGTTCGTTTGAAGCATTGAGAAATTTAGGCCATGGATGTCAAACTCGTTTGGCTTTGCGGGCCAGATTGAAAATATAAACTAGATCTCGCGAGCATGATAGGAGCAAAGTATTCTTAAAATCCACATTAATAAGATAGGCTAAGGTAATTGGATAAAGTgaccaataggcgcaggagtggctgtgtggtaagtagtttgcttaccaaccacactgttcccggttcagtcccactgcgtggcaccttgggaaagtgtcttctactatagcctcgggccgaccaaagccttgtgagtggttttggtagacggaagctgaaagaagcatgtcgttacatatatatatatatatatatatatatataatatatatatatatatatatgtgtgtggtgtgtgtgtgtgtttgtgtttgtaccgccaacatcgcttgacaaccgatgctggcatgtttacgtccccgttacttagcggttcggcaaaagagaccgatagaatgagtactaggcttacaaagaataagtcctggggtcgatttgctcgactaaaaaggcggtgttccagcatggccgcagtcaaatgactgaaacagataaaagagtaatatatattataacaacaggcggcgagctggcagaatcgttagcacgtcgggcgaaattcttagcgatatttctcccgtctgtacgttctgggttcaaattcagccgcggtcgactttatcttttcggagtcgattaaataggtactagttgaatactgggggatcgatgtaatcgataataACCGctaccccgaaatttctggcatggtagcaaaatttaaaaccaatatatattaaaacaatttcattaaCAGAAAAGAAGGTAAGATTGTAAAGggttatcctttatcttttacttgcttcagtcgttgAACTGcgcctatgctggagcaccgccttgaaagttTTAGTCGGACAAGTCAATCCAAATATCTATTCTATCGGTATCCTTTACCGAATTGCTATGTTAGGGAGAGCGTAAAGGAACTAACAGCGGTTGTAggggcaaaaacaaaacaaatacaaacgcGCAAACCtacatatacaacggacttctttcagtttttggagTTTCGAAGTTATAGtgaaagatacttgtccaagatacCTCGCAGTGGAACTTTAacctgaagcaaacttcttaccagaaaGCCACGCTTACGCCTGTCTTAGCAAAGTGTGTGTGAAGAAACGTTTGGGAAAGATGTATCCACGTGCAATGTACTCTCTTATTAATTACGAGTCTTTAGAGCGTGAACCGAGAGGAAAATTGTTCGAATGAATGCATACAGGTTCTTGAAGCGgctgttgatgttgctattgttgttgttacttttgttgctgttgctacagcTGCTGCTTCTACTGTTGTTGGTATTACTTCTGTTGTGATGTTGTATAAGGAGAATTGTTGACTGCGAACGAAAAATTCACATTAGAAATTACTTTCTGCCGTCCTTTCTCGCTGTCCGACCGGAAAAGAGGAAAGTGTTGAAACCATATTGGAAGTTCTGTTAAAACTTTTCCTATGTAACAAAATGGTAGACCAGTCCCCTGTGGTTTTGGTCGGCTTAAGCAGTTAAAACAATGAAATTCACAAATGCAACCTTCTGCAAAGGAAAACAAGGCACAAACTTACAGAGACTTGAAAATACGTTCAGCTATGAcggtgaacaacaacaacaacagcaagaggggaggcccaatggcccagcggactcgcggtcgtaagaacgcagtttcgattcccagacggggcattgtgagtgtttattgagcaaaaacacctaagttccacgaggctccgcgggggagggtggtgaaccccgctgtactctttcaccacaattttctctcactctttcttcctacttctgccacaaagcagaggaaccatagtgtaacccactatggtgtggtaaactttcagaccctagtctagattgcgaatcctctgtacccctgggtggttcagctctccacccgttaaaagccatcgtttacggaatgaggataacaacgtagctttcgcgcccgtgcaaccgccagtctatcgcgtgtggatcttcaagttgccacacgcattcttagtaccTTAGAGTaagctcgaattagagattattctttgtggctgatTGCGtcagtcctgattggaagaagaagaacaacaacaacagcaagaatagtAATTGTTTCTGCTTTGGGAGCAAGGCCAGCAAACTGAGGGAAAAGtttagtcgatataatcaattccTGCACTTGACTGATgctatattttatcgacaccgaaaagataaaaggcaaagttgacccaggTATGATTTAGACTCGTAACGTAAAGAACCGGCGAAAccttgctaagcattttgttcggtatTCTACAagaagtacaaggcctgaagtttggggAGGTCGATTACATgtaccccagagctcaactgttactgttatcgaccccggaaattatgaaagacaaagtcggcctcgacggaatttgaactcagaacatgaagcagGAAGAATTGCAGCTAAGCAGTTCGTCtaacatgttaacaattctgctaccTCGACGACCAGATATTTTGGTCCTGtataagaaagataaaaaatgtaACACGACTGACAACAATCCACAAAGGCAGgagtataaaaagtaaaaaggaagATAAAGTGACCAACTACAGCGGACTGTGGAAAGAACTGTAAAAGATTTGAAACTCAACGGGAATGTAACACCAATTGTAGCTGACACTTTCGGAATTAATACGATCAATTCTTTGGCCTTAGCAATAACCACATATAGCTTCGATATCATTAAGTGGAGTCTCACTAGCATGCAGAATATGGATAGAAAGATCCGTAAAATCTTTACAAGGTACCGAATGTACCATCCAAAATCAGATGTAGACAGGATTTATCTCCCAAGAAAAATAGGTAGAAGAGGTCTGATACAGCTCAAGCAATCTTTCAAATCAGTAATAATAGGCCGTGAAATGTACGTTTATACAAGTGATGTGCTCTTACGAACTGCACTGAAGCATGGAGATTCCAAGCAAGTGTCAGTCATGAAGCTTAGTCAAAAATTTAAAAAGTCTTTTGGCCTACAAGTTAACAATAAGAATGATCAAAGACACCCAAATATTGACAGACCTACCATTGCTTCTCCTGATTTAGAAATTAGCTATCAGAAAGACCAAAGATATCCAAATAGTGATAAACCTATTATTGATGCAAAAATcatcaaacaaaaagcaaagaaggcTTGCATGAATAATATCGAAGACAACTGGAAAGGTAAACTCCTGCATTGAAAATACTCAAACCGCCTGTCCAAGCCAGATATTGATCAAAATCTAACTCACTAACGGCTACAAGGGACAGGTCTGAAAGGTGAGACAGAATGTTTTGTAATTGCAGCGCAAGATCAGAGCTTACTTACCAGAAACTACCGAGCAAACGTCCTTAAAGATGGATCTAACCCCTCGTGCAGAATTTACGGAAGTTCACAGAGGcaattgatcatgttgtttctggctgcccagtcctcgcTGAAAAGGGCAGTACATCCACTGGAATGCTTATAGATACTACAAAATTGAATCCCATGGTAAGTGGTACAGGCACCACCCAAAGGACGTAGTAAATGGCAAGGGCATCACCATCCTTTGGAACTTACCaatacagacagaaaaattgactccaaccgaccagacattgtgat
Coding sequences within:
- the LOC115212087 gene encoding E3 ubiquitin-protein ligase PDZRN3 isoform X4, with the protein product MYHQVNGQDLSQSTHEEAVEAFRSAKEPIVVEVLRRANKAKMKSRSPTMVSVGTQTEEEIFCSNESPPTPPPGFYAFNGSGLYQPSSRRPVAFSPSADMGLTDIEMAHAYEFEDPYFDDDRAYDMEYEWFPRVFRKEVILHRDNNEKLGLTLCYGSLDDDMTDIFIGEVESDSIAAKDGRIHPGDQILQINGVELHGRNQAIKLFTESTLDICLLVARHQIQMDDGFMEEHNMVLDDILEEQHHEKMQFMAGMLNEVHMDEEGATTDTGMTENSCLKLEKDSGVGRTDESTKNEESSEQETFDGESVCPASLQFGTEGEFRQRHESFTSTDQDYVSHEIPVDVCDRFREVLEDRCGSPRKERSRKDSQGSINRELAMLDKEMKEIQMECQELVRAHMREQQKIQLQQREMLRYEPQRSPRIVPRMGTRLEYIKHTGLTHEQAESSNNARKESNQTPKLIPQSMITDKEKDPATTSAYNSGESCRSTPLTLELNQVSDDSDKGLRNSMLCLVPPAGRTSGSDTEKQTQTPTKAHDHSSDDSLKLKKNLSFTQNSSKVNHRSGNLKSCESMGESLQDIYMRYSDVMYTNHANLEHTIAIQQKLFQQQLEQRSRIKGHSSSGGRGSDGQQGEACAGAQSSDGCQMEWVVKRRPDGTRYITRRPIRNKMLKERAKKISEERAGMTTDDDAMSELKVGRYWPKEERKKHIEKARDQKRKKELMMKAKMETLKEEDKKEVNILELSHRKMLKHKGKKVLDDFVTVQEMLAHGSRVAEGKTYNPLLSVTTV
- the LOC115212087 gene encoding E3 ubiquitin-protein ligase PDZRN3 isoform X1, yielding MLSDQNLLSCCWCLGNFGTKLVNGQDLSQSTHEEAVEAFRSAKEPIVVEVLRRANKAKMKSRSPTMVSVGTQTEEEIFCSNESPPTPPPGFYAFNGSGLYQPSSRRPVAFSPSADMGLTDIEMAHAYEFEDPYFDDDRAYDMEYEWFPRVFRKEVILHRDNNEKLGLTLCYGSLDDDMTDIFIGEVESDSIAAKDGRIHPGDQILQINGVELHGRNQAIKLFTESTLDICLLVARHQIQMDDGFMEEHNMVLDDILEEQHHEKMQFMAGMLNEVHMDEEGATTDTGMTENSCLKLEKDSGVGRTDESTKNEESSEQETFDGESVCPASLQFGTEGEFRQRHESFTSTDQDYVSHEIPVDVCDRFREVLEDRCGSPRKERSRKDSQGSINRELAMLDKEMKEIQMECQELVRAHMREQQKIQLQQREMLRYEPQRSPRIVPRMGTRLEYIKHTGLTHEQAESSNNARKESNQTPKLIPQSMITDKEKDPATTSAYNSGESCRSTPLTLELNQVSDDSDKGLRNSMLCLVPPAGRTSGSDTEKQTQTPTKAHDHSSDDSLKLKKNLSFTQNSSKVNHRSGNLKSCESMGESLQDIYMRYSDVMYTNHANLEHTIAIQQKLFQQQLEQRSRIKGHSSSGGRGSDGQQGEACAGAQSSDGCQMEWVVKRRPDGTRYITRRPIRNKMLKERAKKISEERAGMTTDDDAMSELKVGRYWPKEERKKHIEKARDQKRKKELMMKAKMETLKEEDKKEVNILELSHRKMLKHKGKKVLDDFVTVQEMLAHGSRVAEGKTYNPLLSVTTV
- the LOC115212087 gene encoding E3 ubiquitin-protein ligase PDZRN3 isoform X2; protein product: MLSDQNLLSCCWCLGNFGTKLVNGQDLSQSTHEEAVEAFRSAKEPIVVEVLRRANKAKMKSRSPTMVSVGTQTEEEIFCSNESPPTPPPGFYAFNGSGLYQPSSRRPVAFSPSADMGLTDIEMAHAYEFEDPYFDDDRAYDMEYEEVILHRDNNEKLGLTLCYGSLDDDMTDIFIGEVESDSIAAKDGRIHPGDQILQINGVELHGRNQAIKLFTESTLDICLLVARHQIQMDDGFMEEHNMVLDDILEEQHHEKMQFMAGMLNEVHMDEEGATTDTGMTENSCLKLEKDSGVGRTDESTKNEESSEQETFDGESVCPASLQFGTEGEFRQRHESFTSTDQDYVSHEIPVDVCDRFREVLEDRCGSPRKERSRKDSQGSINRELAMLDKEMKEIQMECQELVRAHMREQQKIQLQQREMLRYEPQRSPRIVPRMGTRLEYIKHTGLTHEQAESSNNARKESNQTPKLIPQSMITDKEKDPATTSAYNSGESCRSTPLTLELNQVSDDSDKGLRNSMLCLVPPAGRTSGSDTEKQTQTPTKAHDHSSDDSLKLKKNLSFTQNSSKVNHRSGNLKSCESMGESLQDIYMRYSDVMYTNHANLEHTIAIQQKLFQQQLEQRSRIKGHSSSGGRGSDGQQGEACAGAQSSDGCQMEWVVKRRPDGTRYITRRPIRNKMLKERAKKISEERAGMTTDDDAMSELKVGRYWPKEERKKHIEKARDQKRKKELMMKAKMETLKEEDKKEVNILELSHRKMLKHKGKKVLDDFVTVQEMLAHGSRVAEGKTYNPLLSVTTV